The proteins below are encoded in one region of Patescibacteria group bacterium:
- a CDS encoding aspartyl/glutamyl-tRNA amidotransferase subunit A, protein MGLNQLNLSQALNGLKEKKFTSVDLVKECVARINQVDDRVRAFLARNSRVETEAMELPVGIPVAIKDNFNTVGLETTASSKILCGYIPPYDATVVRKVRENSGVILGKTNMDAFAHGSSTETSDFGSTKNPWNLTHLPGGSSGGSAAAVAADETIYALGSETAGSIRQPAAWCGVVGLKPTYGRVSRYGLIAMCSSTDSPGPITKTVGDARIVYNWIRGVDPMDATTKDGDSGGSKGIKGLKIGLPKEYFRAEAQKGINETVRAAARELEKLGAKLVDISMFDPRYAISDYTIVQRAEVSSNLERFDGVRFGRDRSFFNEENKRRIMLGTYTLSAGYYDAYYKKAQQVRTLIVDDFEKTFEKVDLILAPTSPSVALKVGASKGQSMFGELADILVEPSSLAGLPGISVPCGFVNGLPVGMQLIGSMWSEELILNIAEEFERVTNWHKEKPKL, encoded by the coding sequence ATGGGATTAAATCAATTAAATCTTTCACAAGCTCTAAATGGGCTGAAGGAAAAAAAATTTACCAGTGTTGATCTGGTGAAAGAGTGTGTGGCACGCATTAATCAAGTCGATGATCGGGTTCGTGCTTTCTTAGCTCGGAACAGTCGGGTTGAGACGGAAGCTATGGAACTGCCCGTGGGGATTCCGGTGGCTATAAAAGATAATTTCAATACGGTCGGATTGGAAACGACTGCTTCCTCGAAGATTCTTTGTGGCTATATACCGCCTTATGATGCGACCGTGGTTAGAAAAGTGAGAGAAAACAGTGGAGTTATTTTGGGAAAGACAAACATGGACGCGTTCGCTCATGGTTCCTCGACCGAAACTTCTGATTTTGGATCAACAAAAAATCCCTGGAATTTGACCCATTTGCCGGGAGGATCATCCGGCGGATCAGCTGCGGCTGTGGCTGCTGACGAAACGATTTATGCTCTCGGTTCGGAAACAGCCGGATCAATTCGCCAACCAGCAGCTTGGTGCGGAGTGGTAGGACTTAAGCCGACTTATGGTCGTGTCAGCCGCTATGGCTTAATCGCTATGTGTTCGTCTACAGATTCCCCTGGCCCAATTACAAAAACTGTCGGCGATGCGAGGATTGTATACAACTGGATTAGAGGAGTCGACCCCATGGACGCTACCACAAAAGACGGGGACAGTGGGGGTAGTAAGGGGATTAAAGGATTAAAGATAGGTTTGCCAAAAGAATATTTCCGGGCAGAAGCACAAAAAGGCATTAATGAAACTGTAAGGGCTGCAGCTAGAGAGCTGGAGAAGTTGGGAGCGAAATTAGTTGATATTTCTATGTTTGACCCGCGATATGCGATTTCTGATTACACTATTGTCCAACGGGCGGAGGTTTCCTCTAATCTCGAACGATTTGACGGGGTCCGTTTCGGACGAGACAGAAGCTTTTTTAATGAGGAAAATAAACGACGGATAATGCTGGGAACCTACACTTTGTCCGCAGGCTATTATGATGCCTATTACAAAAAGGCCCAACAAGTGAGAACTCTAATCGTTGATGATTTTGAGAAGACTTTTGAAAAGGTTGATTTGATATTGGCGCCGACTTCTCCGAGTGTGGCTTTGAAAGTCGGGGCCAGCAAAGGGCAAAGTATGTTTGGGGAATTGGCTGACATTTTAGTTGAGCCGAGCAGTCTGGCCGGGCTGCCGGGAATCAGTGTACCTTGCGGTTTTGTTAATGGCCTACCGGTTGGTATGCAACTGATTGGATCAATGTGGAGCGAAGAGTTAATTTTAAATATTGCTGAAGAGTTTGAGAGAGTAACTAACTGGCATAAGGAGAAACCAAAACTGTGA
- the gatC gene encoding Asp-tRNA(Asn)/Glu-tRNA(Gln) amidotransferase subunit GatC has protein sequence MNKNKILTIDEVKHVAKLADLPLLEKEAEDFQVKLSETLDYVENLNQIDTARVSPTYQTGHQENKLREDEVRAGLTQEDALKNAKLTKNGFFVVKAIWD, from the coding sequence ATGAATAAAAATAAAATATTAACAATCGACGAGGTGAAACATGTGGCTAAACTGGCCGATTTGCCGCTTTTAGAAAAAGAGGCCGAAGACTTTCAAGTAAAACTTTCCGAGACCTTGGATTACGTTGAAAATCTTAACCAGATTGATACGGCCAGGGTTTCTCCAACTTATCAGACGGGCCACCAAGAAAATAAACTGCGCGAAGACGAAGTTAGAGCCGGCCTAACTCAAGAGGACGCGCTGAAAAACGCCAAGTTAACTAAGAACGGCTTTTTTGTAGTTAAAGCGATATGGGATTAA
- a CDS encoding diguanylate cyclase, translating to MSRELLGTFNSLGKYFLPEQSERIADLTKTFRANPKFRTIINEEFRENCSVFRNHGLIKPDGFLRDNYVVLAACFDAALRSSDNRIEAEKESRTDYLTGALSKRGLDEALCRIFQRYPPDVEHRPSPYYYAMAMLDVDRFKWYDDKLSHSKADVILQEIVSLTNTLIRTPFDLIARPMGDEFVLLLTISDYGNRDPQKVGLKRLEEIAGFLNSLVTDSVMDRYNRNARSQSELMAPIPKVTLSYGAKVFSHPETIIDSPQELGSKIYDPLDIELQHSKKLKNISR from the coding sequence ATGAGCAGAGAACTATTGGGTACTTTTAACAGCCTTGGAAAATATTTCTTGCCGGAACAAAGCGAAAGAATTGCTGACCTGACTAAGACCTTTAGGGCTAATCCTAAATTTCGGACAATCATTAACGAGGAGTTTCGTGAAAACTGCAGTGTTTTCCGAAATCACGGACTGATTAAGCCTGACGGCTTTTTACGGGACAATTATGTTGTCTTAGCTGCTTGTTTCGACGCAGCTCTTCGCAGCTCAGATAACAGAATCGAGGCAGAAAAAGAATCGCGAACTGATTATCTGACTGGAGCCTTAAGTAAAAGAGGGTTGGACGAGGCTCTTTGCCGAATCTTTCAGCGATATCCGCCCGATGTTGAACATCGCCCATCGCCATATTATTATGCTATGGCTATGCTCGATGTGGATCGATTTAAGTGGTATGACGATAAACTGTCTCATAGCAAGGCTGATGTGATCCTGCAGGAAATTGTTTCTTTGACAAATACCTTAATTCGAACTCCCTTTGATCTGATTGCCCGACCAATGGGGGATGAATTTGTATTACTTCTCACTATAAGTGACTATGGCAATCGGGACCCTCAGAAGGTCGGACTAAAACGCCTGGAGGAAATTGCGGGTTTCCTAAACAGTTTAGTAACCGACTCGGTGATGGACCGTTATAATCGAAATGCCAGGAGCCAGAGTGAATTAATGGCTCCAATACCGAAAGTTACTCTCAGTTATGGAGCGAAGGTATTTTCTCATCCGGAAACGATTATTGATTCCCCACAAGAGCTTGGATCCAAGATATATGATCCGCTGGACATTGAATTGCAGCATAGCAAGAAATTAAAAAACATTAGCCGATAA
- a CDS encoding cobalamin biosynthesis protein CobQ has translation MNLNICWLYPELMSTYGDRGNIICLQKRAQWRNISVNIQNEPEGADLVFGGGAQDRQQEIVMKDLMSKKSVLQNMIERGVPGLFVCGAPQLLGRPFLGIFDMETKFPRGEKRLIGNLIAKIQDTRYKIQTGQDTIVGFENHGGRTYLGPGVKPFAKVIRGYGNNGEDKTEGAIYKNCLATYSHGPFLPKNPHIADWLIKTALEVKYKKKIELEQLDDKLEWQAHDFVVKKYGN, from the coding sequence ATGAATTTAAACATCTGCTGGTTGTATCCGGAACTTATGTCCACCTATGGGGACCGGGGGAATATTATTTGTTTGCAAAAACGAGCGCAGTGGCGAAATATAAGCGTAAATATCCAAAACGAACCCGAAGGCGCGGATCTAGTTTTCGGCGGAGGAGCGCAGGATCGGCAACAGGAAATCGTGATGAAGGACCTAATGAGTAAAAAAAGTGTTCTCCAAAATATGATCGAACGGGGAGTACCGGGGTTGTTCGTTTGCGGGGCTCCGCAGCTTCTGGGCAGACCCTTTCTGGGAATTTTTGATATGGAAACAAAATTTCCCCGAGGCGAAAAAAGGTTGATCGGAAATCTTATTGCTAAGATACAAGATACAAGATACAAGATACAAACAGGTCAAGATACTATAGTTGGTTTCGAGAACCATGGAGGGAGGACATATTTGGGTCCGGGGGTGAAACCATTTGCGAAGGTAATAAGGGGCTACGGTAATAACGGTGAGGATAAAACGGAAGGAGCAATATACAAGAATTGCCTGGCCACCTATTCTCATGGGCCGTTTTTACCCAAGAACCCGCATATCGCCGATTGGCTTATCAAGACGGCACTTGAGGTCAAGTATAAGAAAAAGATAGAATTAGAGCAATTGGACGATAAGTTGGAATGGCAGGCGCATGATTTTGTTGTTAAGAAATATGGGAACTAA
- the gatB gene encoding Asp-tRNA(Asn)/Glu-tRNA(Gln) amidotransferase subunit GatB, whose amino-acid sequence MKYQPIIGLEVHVELATQSKMFCGCSAEHFGVEPNTHTCPVCLGLPGALPVPNKKAVEWTIMLAQALGCKINLESHFDRKNYFYPDLPKGYQITQYEKPFGEWGKAGNIRIRRVHLEEDTGKLQHTDGMTLVDFNRSGVPLVEIVTEPDFRSIEEVDEYLKKLQKIIRYLGISNADMEKGSMRLEPSISMSPDGKLPNYRVELKNINSFRFARKALEYEIKRQTELMEKGEKVPQQTRGWNEAKNATVPQREKEEAHDYRYFPEPDIPEVKFKIEDIKKIEEKIPELPDAKFERFKKEYGLNNYDAIQLTEEKATADFFEEAVRVMGEMRDIGEISTKEVANWIINKKVDMAQMVPAQLVQKIAQVKVVAAVDTAELEKIINEIISQNSKAVADYKTGKTQVLGFLIGQARTKIKADINVISDLLRRKLS is encoded by the coding sequence GTGAAGTATCAGCCGATTATTGGTTTAGAGGTTCATGTAGAACTGGCAACACAAAGCAAAATGTTTTGCGGGTGCAGTGCGGAACATTTTGGCGTGGAACCTAACACTCATACCTGTCCCGTGTGTTTAGGTCTGCCGGGGGCTTTGCCTGTTCCGAATAAGAAGGCTGTCGAGTGGACGATTATGTTGGCCCAGGCATTGGGTTGCAAAATTAATTTGGAATCGCATTTTGACAGGAAAAATTATTTCTACCCGGATCTTCCAAAGGGCTACCAAATTACCCAATACGAGAAACCGTTTGGGGAATGGGGGAAAGCCGGAAACATTCGCATAAGAAGAGTGCATTTGGAAGAAGATACGGGGAAGCTGCAACACACTGACGGAATGACGCTGGTGGATTTTAATCGCAGCGGAGTACCTCTGGTCGAGATTGTAACCGAGCCGGACTTCCGGTCGATTGAGGAAGTGGATGAATACCTGAAAAAGCTGCAAAAAATTATCCGCTACCTGGGCATTTCCAACGCCGATATGGAAAAGGGAAGCATGAGATTGGAACCGTCAATTTCCATGTCGCCGGATGGTAAATTGCCAAATTACAGAGTAGAACTGAAGAATATTAATTCTTTCCGGTTTGCCAGAAAAGCATTGGAATACGAGATTAAAAGACAAACAGAATTGATGGAAAAAGGAGAGAAAGTGCCGCAACAGACAAGGGGCTGGAACGAAGCAAAAAACGCCACAGTCCCCCAGCGGGAGAAAGAAGAGGCCCATGACTATCGCTATTTCCCGGAACCGGATATTCCGGAAGTAAAATTTAAGATAGAAGATATAAAAAAGATCGAAGAAAAAATTCCGGAGTTGCCGGATGCCAAATTTGAAAGGTTTAAGAAAGAATATGGACTAAATAACTATGATGCGATACAACTGACCGAAGAGAAAGCTACTGCGGATTTCTTTGAAGAAGCGGTAAGGGTCATGGGAGAAATGCGGGATATAGGAGAGATCTCAACTAAGGAGGTGGCCAATTGGATTATTAATAAGAAAGTGGACATGGCCCAAATGGTTCCGGCACAGTTGGTGCAAAAGATTGCCCAAGTCAAAGTGGTGGCCGCTGTCGACACTGCCGAGCTGGAAAAAATTATCAATGAAATAATTTCCCAAAACTCCAAAGCAGTGGCCGATTACAAAACCGGAAAGACTCAGGTTCTTGGTTTCCTAATCGGCCAGGCCCGGACTAAAATCAAGGCAGACATCAATGTCATCTCCGACCTGCTGCGAAGAAAGCTTTCATGA